GTGTGAGAACAGATCAAGAGTTCAATCATCAATACTAGAGTAAATATGACCGGCAAACGAATGATGGGTTTGCTGATCGTTGCCCTCTTCGCAGTGGCAGGGCAAAGTGTTAAGGCGTTAGGTAAGattacattaattttttttttgtcatcgaATGATAAGTTAATTAATGTTTTCACCGATCTAGAACTCGGTCAAGACTGTGTGAATCCTGTGGGCGAGCCTGGTAAATGTGTCCTATTTAGAGAGTGTCAACCCCTGATCACCATCTACAACAAACCGATCAATACACCGGACGATACGCAATTTCTGACGGAAAGTCGTTGTGGAGTTTACGAGCGCAAAACATTGGTGAGTTTTACCAGGAAAGATAAAAAACAGTtgtagtgtttgtttttagcaCCTATCGCTTCAGCAACTTTTTACTATATTTGATTTACCAATTGGATACCGGACCGGTTCAGTGTGGTGGcacaagacaaaacaaaaaaataataaattatcaaGCTCAGGAAATGATACCATAAACCAGTTCTAGGAGAATATATTAAGAAACTATTGAGTTAACTCCGAGTCTTTTGTTTAAATGCTTAAAAACAGGTATGTTGTGCAGGGGTGAAGGACACTGGAAAAACTTCACTGCCAGAACCGCCGAACTGCGGTATCCAGTTGTCGGATCGCGTGATTGGTGGACAGCCAACAAAAATCGACGAGTTCCCGTGGACGGCGTTGATCGAGTACCAGAAACCGGATGGACGGTTCGGTTTCCACTGTGGAGGTTCTATCATCAATGAGCGTTACATCGTTACCGCTGCCCACTGCATCAATTCGATTCCTCGAGGCTGGAAGGTGTAAGTGTGAACAGATCGCGTACCCACGATGCGTCCATGCATACTAACGCTAATGCTCTCTATCTACAGACATCGTGTACGTTTGGGCGAATGGGATCTGAACTCTTCCAACGACTGTGAGGACGACTTCTGCTCCAGCGCTCCGATCAATCTGGACATCGAGAAGATCATTGTACACACCGGGTACGATACACGGGATAAGAGCCACCACAACGATATTGCACTGATTCGCTTCACCAGGGCAATTCACTATTCCGAAACGGTTCGGCCCATTTGTTTGCCTCTGTCTGCCTCCATTCGTAACCGTAAGCACTCGGGACTCTCGAGCTATGCTGCCGGCTGGGGTAAAACGGAGACTGCCTCTGCTAGCACGAAGAAGCTAAAGGTGGAACTGAATGTTGTCGACCTGAAGGACTGTGCGCCGGTGTATCAGCGCAGTGGCATTTCCCTGGATTCGACGCAAATGTGTGCCGGTGGAGCACGGTTGAAGGACACATGCAGCGGTGATTCCGGTGGCCCACTAATGCGACAGTTCACCGGTTCGTGGTACCTGATCGGTGTGGTTAGCTTTGGACCACAGAAGTGTGGCACGGCCGGCGTACCGGGTGTGTACACTAATACGGCAGAGTATGTCGATTGGATACGGGACAATGTGTACTAGAAAGCCAAACGACCGATTGCTTTACACGCAACAAAGTGACAtgtaatatgtgtgtgtaagtgaCTAATCTAAAtcgtagaaataaaatattcggATGAAATAAACCTGATGTTCGCATTTCCTTGAAATACTTTCTAAACTTCTCATGAAGAGTTGAATACGGTTGAACTGTTCTGGTTGGTAACGATTTTAacacaatgtttaaaaaaaacatggcttTTTTTACAACGATAAGTCTTTGATCATCAATTGAAACTTATATCACATTTAAActtaatcaaataaaattactcTCGACATGATGATAACATAGGTTCGATTTAAGAtgtaaatcaataaaataacgaTCAAAAGATATTTGTCATTTGCCAatcgaaagcaacaaaacataaaataaacaagtATGGTTTGGTTGATCGCCCCTATCGGAAAACCCTAGCAAAAATACACACTGTCAGAGGTCAAACGAATTCAAAACTGGTCCTCTAGAAACTG
This genomic window from Anopheles maculipalpis chromosome 2RL, idAnoMacuDA_375_x, whole genome shotgun sequence contains:
- the LOC126558400 gene encoding CLIP domain-containing serine protease B4-like, which encodes MTGKRMMGLLIVALFAVAGQSVKALELGQDCVNPVGEPGKCVLFRECQPLITIYNKPINTPDDTQFLTESRCGVYERKTLVCCAGVKDTGKTSLPEPPNCGIQLSDRVIGGQPTKIDEFPWTALIEYQKPDGRFGFHCGGSIINERYIVTAAHCINSIPRGWKVHRVRLGEWDLNSSNDCEDDFCSSAPINLDIEKIIVHTGYDTRDKSHHNDIALIRFTRAIHYSETVRPICLPLSASIRNRKHSGLSSYAAGWGKTETASASTKKLKVELNVVDLKDCAPVYQRSGISLDSTQMCAGGARLKDTCSGDSGGPLMRQFTGSWYLIGVVSFGPQKCGTAGVPGVYTNTAEYVDWIRDNVY